From the Rhinatrema bivittatum chromosome 3, aRhiBiv1.1, whole genome shotgun sequence genome, one window contains:
- the KLHL31 gene encoding kelch-like protein 31: MAPKKKTVKKNKADINEMTIIVEDGPLSKLNGLSGLLEGGNGFSCISTEVCDASYGSNLMEGLSRMRQDGFLCDLTIATKTKSFAVHRVVMASCSNYFHNILKKDPSIQTVDLNDISPLGLATVITYAYAGKLTLSLYTIGSTISSAIYLQIHTLVKMCCDFLLQEINVENCMYVANLAETYGLKTTKEAAQKFIRDNFIEFSETEQFLKLTYDQINELLIDDDLQLSSEILALQIASKWLDFDQKRVKYAGDLLSNIRFGTISAQELVNYVQTIPRMMQDPDCHKLLVDAMNYHLLPYHQNTLQSRRTRIRGGSRVLITVGGRPALTEKSLSREILYRNPENGWKRLAEMPAKSFNQCVSVMDGFLYVAGGEDQNDARNQAKHAVSNFCRYDPRFNAWIHLANMNQKRTHFSLNAFNGLLYAVGGRNAEGCLSSLECYVPSTNQWQMKAPQEVARCCHASAVIDGRILVTGGYINNAYSRSVCMYDPSSDSWQDKSSLSTPRGWHCAVSFGDRVYVMGGSQLGGRGERVDVLPVECYNPHTGQWSYVAPLQTGVSTSGASTLNGKIYLVGGWNEIEKKYKKCIQCYNPDINEWTEDDELPEATVGVSCCTITMPNCKTQESRASSVSSVPVSI; this comes from the exons ATGGCACCGAAAAAGAAGACAGTCAAAAAGAACAAAGCGGATATCAATGAAATGACCATAATTGTGGAGGATGGTCCTCTTAGCAAACTCAATGGCTTGAGTGGCCTCTTGGAAGGAGGGAATGGCTTCAGCTGCATCTCTACTGAAGTCTGTGATGCTTCTTATGGATCCAATCTCATGGAAGGACTTAGCAGAATGAGACAAGATGGCTTCCTTTGTGACCTGACCATAGCTACCAAAACTAAATCCTTTGCTGTTCACAGAGTAGTTATGGCTTCTTGCAGTAACTACTTTCATAACATACTTAAGAAAGATCCATCTATTCAAACAGTTGACCTCAATGACATATCACCTTTAGGTCTAGCAACAGTTATCACATATGCTTATGCTGGAAAGCTTACTCTCTCACTGTATACAATTGGCAGTACAATTTCCTCAGCAATCTACCTTCAGATTCACACCCTTGTAAAGATGTGCTGTGACTTTTTATTGCAAGAAATTAATGTCGAAAACTGCATGTACGTTGCCAACCTTGCAGAAACGTATGGGCTAAAAACTACCAAAGAGGCAGCACAGAAATTTATTAGagacaatttcattgaatttTCTGAGACAGAACAGTTCTTAAAACTTACCTATGATCAGATCAATGAGCTTCTTATAGATGATGATTTGCAGTTATCTTCTGAAATTCTTGCATTACAGATTGCAAGTAAATGGCTAGATTTTGACCAAAAACGGGTAAAGTATGCAGGTGATCTGTTGAGCAACATTCGTTTTGGCACCATCTCAGCTCAAGAGCTAGTCAATTATGTTCAAACTATACCAAGAATGATGCAAGATCCTGATTGTCACAAACTTCTAGTAGATGCCATGAATTATCATTTGCTTCCATATCATCAGAACACATTGCAATCTAGAAGAACAAGAATTCGTGGGGGTTCTAGAGTGCTGATCACTGTTGGAGGCCGCCCAGCTTTAACAGAGAAGTCTCTAAGTAGAGAAATCCTCTACAGAAATCCAGAAAATGGATGGAAAAGACTTGCTGAAATGCCTGCTAAAAGTTTTAaccagtgtgtgtctgtgatgGATGGATTCCTTTATGTGGCTGGTGGTGAAGATCAGAATGATGCCAGGAATCAAGCCAAGCATGCAGTCAGCAACTTCTGCAG ATATGATCCTCGTTTCAACGCCTGGATTCACCTGGCAAATATGAATCAGAAGCGCACACATTTTAGCCTGAATGCATTCAATGGCCTCCTCTATGCAGTGGGTGGTCGCAATGCAGAAGGCTGTTTATCCTCACTTGAATGCTATGTACCTTCAACTAATCAGTGGCAGATGAAAGCACCACAGGAGGTGGCAAGGTGCTGTCATGCCAGTGCAGTCATAGATGGTAGGATCTTGGTGACAGGTGGTTATATAAATAATGCTTATTCACGTTCGGTATGCATGTATGACCCCTCTTCTGACAGTTGGCAAGATAAATCAAGCCTTAGTACTCCAAGAGGTTGGCACTGCGCTGTTTCCTTTGGTGACAGAGTCTATGTAATGGGTGGGAGCCAGCTTGGTGGCCGAGGTGAAAGGGTTGATGTCCTCCCTGTTGAGTGTTATAATCCACATACTGGGCAATGGAGTTATGTTGCTCCACTTCAGACTGGAGTAAGTACCTCAGGTGCTTCAACACTTAATGGTAAGATCTATTTGGTAGGTGGCTGGAATGAAATAGAAAAGAAATATAAGAAGTGCATTCAGTGTTACAATCCAGATATTAATGAATGGACTGAGGATGATGAATTGCCTGAAGCCACAGTGGGAGTATCTTGTTGTACCATTACCATGCCTAACTGCAAAACACAAGAATCCAGGGCCAGTTCAGTGTCTTCTGTGCCTGTTAGCATTTAA